A stretch of the Corylus avellana chromosome ca6, CavTom2PMs-1.0 genome encodes the following:
- the LOC132185144 gene encoding uncharacterized protein LOC132185144 codes for MDSLKKKKTCTNPSCFFCSLEEKDSSLRRVGMEKCFKEMPLTDNKQHVLVLSGLWHMAMTQPDDPEFPSLGIFECMANLIDRGINDRNWLLRGQNIYIPYYAAHVIGSYTMNKVEFAEMAAKSGVIPPLMELLRGKISWVEQRVAVRALGHLASYEKTFEAVAVYEEEVVGLAMTLASTCLDVVYFNFVGVKNMNVKLKYHCDLLTRGIGDSEMEDRKAEEWASQLQCWSLYLLNCFACKQKCLNLICRQDFLTNLCDMWGGLVNHASPAGAGLIRILCYSKYGRKSIAESKQIIDTLCNLSRSSDDWQYMGIDCLLLLLKDHSTRYKVFEVISLFLMDLVELGSLGDRSNIGEAITKLLLLDHKKCKLLFKNHKVEKALQDLWNLKVERRRKEKLMCEEKVEERRVIIGLIKQQANHMFWLGEIEEALEKYSEALDLCPLKFRKERMVLHSNRAQCHLLLRDADSAISDSTRALCLSTPANSHSKSLWRRSQAYDMKGLAKESLMDCIMFINGCVKSGNTKRVKIPYYAARMISKQMDATWLFANAQSKTRISGQVGTEQESDGGDYISVTNINGEQQHGEMMRKMMENKDFVSGLSTIIEEPLLVKEVRRRKVKRARRRSKKAAGPRSMRTVALHRLANFGMSGVFELA; via the exons ATGGATTCcctcaagaaaaagaagactTGCACCAACCCATCTTGTTTCTTTTGCAGCCTGGAAGAGAAAGACTCCTCACTCAGGAGAGTGGGAATGGAAAAATGCTTCAAGGAAATGCCCCTCACAGACAACAAGCAACATGTCTTGGTGCTCAGCGGTCTATGGCATATGGCAATGACTCAGCCTGATGATCCTGAGTTCCCTTCCCTCGGCATCTTCGAGTGCATGGCAAATTTAATCGACAGGGGTATTAATGATAGAAATTGGCTTCTCAGGGGCCAAAACATATACATACCCTATTATGCTGCTCATGTGATTGGCTCCTACACCATGAACAAGGTGGAGTTTGCAGAAATGGCAGCGAAATCAGGTGTCATACCGCCATTAATGGAGCTCTTGAGAGGAAAGATCAGCTGGGTTGAGCAAAGGGTTGCGGTTCGAGCGCTCGGACACCTCGCTAGCTATGAGAAAACGTTTGAAGCAGTAGCGGTTTATGAAGAAGAAGTTGTTGGTTTAGCCATGACACTTGCTTCTACTTGTCTTGATGTTGTCTACTTCAACTTTGTAGGagtgaagaacatgaatgtGAAATTGAAGTATCATTGTGATTTGCTGACACGAGGCATCGGAGATTCGGAGATGGAGGATCGGAAGGCTGAAGAATGGGCTAGCCAGCTTCAATGCTGGTCTCTTTATCTTCTAAATTGTTTTGCATGCAAACAAAAGTGTTTGAATCTCATTTGCAGGCAAGATTTCTTGACAAATTTGTGTGATATGTGGGGGGGATTGGTGAATCACGCGTCTCCTGCTGGGGCTGGCCTTATTAGAATCTTGTGTTACAGTAAATATGGAAGAAAAAGCATTGCTGAATCAAAACAAATCATAGACACTCTCTGCAATCTCTCGAGATCTTCTGATGATTGGCAGTATATGGGAATCGACTGTCTTTTATTGCTTCTCAAAGACCATTCCACAAGGTACAAAGTTTTTGAGGTAATTTCATTGTTTCttatggatttggttgaacttGGAAGCCTTGGAGATAGATCAAACATAGGTGAAGCAATCACAAAACTCCTTCTTTTAGACCACAAAAAATGCAAATTGTTGTTCAAAAACCACAAAGTTGAAAAAGCCTTGCAAGATTTATGGAATTTGAAAGTAGagaggaggaggaaggagaAACTTATGTGTGAAGAAAAGGTTGAAGAGAGAAGGGTTATAATAGGTTTGATAAAACAACAAGCAAACCATATGTTTTGGTTGGGAGAGATTGAAGAAGCTCTAGAGAAGTATTCTGAAGCATTAGATTTGTGCCCTTTGAAGTTTAGAAAAGAGAGAATGGTGTTGCATAGTAATAGAGCTCAGTGTCATTTGCTGCTTAGGGATGCGGATTCTGCCATTAGTGACTCAACTCGAGCTCTCTGCCTCTCCACGCCTGCAAATTCCCACAGTAAGAGTCTTTGGAGAAGATCACAAGCTTATGACATGAAAGGGTTGGCCAAAGAGAGCTTGATGGATTGCATAATGTTCATCAACGGCTGCGTGAAGTCTGGGAACACAAAGCGCGTGAAGATCCCGTACTACGCGGCTCGTATGATCAGCAAACAGATGGACGCCACTTGGCTATTCGCCAACGCCCAGTCAAAGACAAGAATCAGCGGTCAAGTGGGAACAGAACAAGAATCTGACGGCGGTGACTATATTAGTGTTACCAACATCAATGGTGAGCAACAACATGGTGAAATGATGAGGAAGATGATGGAGAACAAAGATTTTGTATCTG GTCTGTCCACCATTATAGAAGAACCTTTGCTCGTAAAAGAAGTGAGGAGGAGAAAAGTGAAGAGGGCTAGAAGGAGATCAAAGAAAGCTGCTGGACCTCGATCAAT GAGAACTGTAGCTTTGCACAGATTAGCAAATTTCGGAATGAGTGGTGTTTTTGAACTGGCTTGA
- the LOC132185145 gene encoding transcription factor MYB123-like: MGRSPCCHKEGLNKGAWTADEDKLLSDYIKSRGGGKWGKVPKETGIKRCWKSCRLRWLNYLRPDIKRGNITHDEEDLIIRLHKLLGNRWSLIAGRLPGRTDNEIKNYWNTILAKRQQNNEKSSIARVVDEACRNPDMGYQHQ, translated from the exons ATGGGAAGGAGCCCTTGTTGTCATAAAGAGGGACTAAATAAGGGGGCTTGGACAGCTGATGAAGACAAATTGCTCTCAGATTACATCAAATCCCGTGGAGGAGGAAAATGGGGAAAAGTTCCCAAAGAAACAG gAATTAAGAGATGTTGGAAGAGCTGTAGGCTTCGTTGGTTGAATTATCTGAGACCTGATATCAAGAGAGGCAACATCACACATGATGAAGAAGACCTCATCATCAGACTCCACAAACTCTTAGGCAACAG ATGGTCTCTCATAGCAGGGAGACTTCCAGGGCGAACAGACAATGAAATCAAGAATTATTGGAACACCATTTTGGCTAAACGGCAGCAAAACAATGAGAAAAGCTCAATAGCCAGAGTAGTCGATGAAGCCTGCAGAAACCCAGATATGGGTTATCAGCATCAATAG
- the LOC132185146 gene encoding transcription factor MYB1-like, with protein sequence MGKSPGCSKEGLNRGAWTALEDQKLKDYIKTHGEGKWRNIPKEAGLKRCGKSCRLRWLNYLRPDIKRGNITLDEEDLIIRLHKLLGNRWSLIAGRLPGRTDNEIKNYWNSTLGKKLKAEQSKHSNSNLRKKTKTNPSKSTKVSVAPQPVEAENPETSEAPPATSADKNMLNNVALTSEEDDSGNFAMDFDVGDLLMSDISDSEFWKLCHQFDNGIEEGGNNGGSKNLSYSDETLKEWVADIW encoded by the exons ATGGGGAAAAGTCCTGGTTGTTCTAAAGAGGGGTTGAACAGGGGGGCTTGGACTGCTCTTGAGGACCAGAAACTCAAAGATTACATCAAAACCCATGGGGAAGGGAAATGGAGAAACATTCCCAAAGAAGCTG GTCTAAAAAGATGTGGAAAAAGTTGCAGGCTAAGGTGGTTGAATTACCTGAGACCTGATATTAAAAGGGGTAATATAACCCTCGACGAAGAGGATCTCATCATTAGGCTTCACAAGCTGCTAGGCAACAg ATGGTCCCTAATAGCTGGGAGACTTCCAGGGCGAACAGACAATGAAATCAAGAACTACTGGAACTCAACTTTGGGCAAGAAGTTGAAAGCAGAACAATCAAAGCATTCCAACAgtaatttaagaaagaaaaccaaGACCAATCCTTCAAagagcactaaggtttcggttGCCCCACAGCCGGTGGAAGCCGAAAATCCAGAAACCAGTGAAGCACCACCAGCAACCTCTGCGGACAAAAACATGTTAAACAATGTGGCATTGACTTCTGAGGAAGATGATTCAGGCAACTTTGCAATGGATTTTGATGTGGGGGATCTTTTGATGTCTGACATATCAGATTCGGAGTTTTGGAAGCTTTGTCATCAGTTTGATAATGGAATTGAGGAAGGTGGTAACAACGGTGGCTCCAAGAACCTTTCATACTCAGATGAAACGCTGAAGGAATGGGTGGCAGATATATGGTAG